From the Periophthalmus magnuspinnatus isolate fPerMag1 chromosome 1, fPerMag1.2.pri, whole genome shotgun sequence genome, one window contains:
- the ier2b gene encoding immediate early response 2b encodes MEMNAEAKRILAVSISKLYASRSQRGGLRLHRSLLVSLVMKSARDIYHSTVALVEKAVETTASTEEAMEAMDTAEKLPEKQPEITDNTEDKENQRPAAKRPRKRPGKVSAVPDFLPEKRARLEPGEERHDTAQSPSVCRSSVVTETRSALPLLSRVIPAF; translated from the coding sequence ATGGAGATGAACGCAGAGGCCAAACGGATTCTAGCGGTGTCTATCAGTAAACTGTACGCGTCCCGGAGCCAGAGAGGCGGCTTGAGGCTTCACCGGAGCCTTCTCGTGTCCCTCGTCATGAAGTCTGCCCGGGATATCTACCACTCCACGGTGGCACTCGTGGAGAAAGCCGTTGAAACTACCGCCAGTACAGAGGAGGCGATGGAGGCTATGGACACGGCGGAAAAACTACCAGAAAAACAGCCAGAAATCACGGACAATACCGAGGACAAGGAGAACCAGAGGCCCGCGGCGAAAAGACCGAGGAAGCGGCCGGGGAAAGTCTCCGCCGTGCCGGACTTCCTCCCCGAGAAAAGGGCGAGACTGGAGCCCGGGGAGGAGCGACACGACACGGCGCAGAGTCCGAGCGTGTGTCGGAGCTCGGTGGTTACGGAGACTCGCAGCGCGCTACCGCTCCTGAGCCGAGTCATACCGGCGTTTTGA